A region of the Spirochaetota bacterium genome:
AATAGGAGATCGTTATGAAACTGAAACCGGTATATGTGCTCGGCATCGTACTGCTCGCGCTGGTGGCGATATTCGCGCTTTCGACGCTTGTGTTCAAGGACACGGGGCATGGGGTCCCGGGTGTCGCTGAGATAAAGAACCTCAACCGCATCGAAGTGAAAAAGGGGACGAACGCCGCCGCCGTGTTCACACAGACGGCCGATCTGTGGAAGATGACCGCCCCGGTGAACGATGTTGCGGACAAGAACACGCTCGATGCCATGATCGTCAAGCTCAAGGAATTCAAGCTCACCGATCTCGCATCCGAGGGCGATTTCCCCGAGAAGTACAATCTCGATACGAACAACCGCATCGAGGTCGCCGTATATCAGGATAAGCGGACGGTCGCTCATTTCTTTCTCGGCAAGACCGCTTCGACCTACAGCCATTCGTATGTGCAGCTCCCCAAGAGCAAAAATGTATATCTTGCCGCGGGCAATCTCACCGAGACGTTCGACAAGACGATCGATTCGTTCCGTTCGAAGGACATCACCTCCATCATGCTCGAGGATGTCAAGGAGCTGTCCATAGCTTCCGCGGGCAGGGAGATAACCCTCGCGAAAACACAGACGACGATAACCAATATGCCTGCGAAGAAAGACCTTTCGAACGCTCAGCCGGAAAAGCCGAAGACCGAAACGGTCACCGCGTGGAAAGTGGCTGTGCGGAACACCACGG
Encoded here:
- a CDS encoding DUF4340 domain-containing protein, which gives rise to MKLKPVYVLGIVLLALVAIFALSTLVFKDTGHGVPGVAEIKNLNRIEVKKGTNAAAVFTQTADLWKMTAPVNDVADKNTLDAMIVKLKEFKLTDLASEGDFPEKYNLDTNNRIEVAVYQDKRTVAHFFLGKTASTYSHSYVQLPKSKNVYLAAGNLTETFDKTIDSFRSKDITSIMLEDVKELSIASAGREITLAKTQTTITNMPAKKDLSNAQPEKPKTETVTAWKVAVRNTTVKDATMTDLLTRTVKLSATSFTNVSVGNEFIKRFS